The following proteins are encoded in a genomic region of Pseudodesulfovibrio mercurii:
- the hgcA gene encoding mercury methylation corrinoid protein HgcA, which translates to MKGLDDKPLTGTTPEPLEPLALMAPPDVPARDDAPCUGPRPDPRAGVFEKPGYAVEPFVDGFARTAAGPVPRVRTYLRRDDRVGDLRARLGTNRHDFKVVPGLYCVGEPDRTSPVLVTANYKLTFDTLRERLTSIDAWLLVVDTRGINVWCAAGKGLFTASEVAFSVNAVRLHQVVEHRELILPQLAATGVAAREVERICGFKVLWGPIRARDLPAFLRNGNKADEAMRGVTFTLRERAALIPVELYQLRKPLFAAIPLLFLLSALGPDLFSPPALWQRGISAVTATLVGALAGSVLVPLFLNRLPWRQFWPKGALVGGAAGTLAALYLPVHGWADPLALTLWATAVASWQAMNFTGSTPYTSPSGVEKEMRRGMPLQALAALAAAGLWLAGPFLG; encoded by the coding sequence ATGAAAGGACTCGACGACAAGCCCCTGACCGGGACCACCCCCGAGCCCCTCGAACCCCTGGCCCTGATGGCCCCGCCGGACGTTCCGGCCCGAGACGACGCGCCCTGTTGAGGGCCCAGGCCCGACCCCCGTGCCGGGGTCTTCGAAAAGCCGGGCTACGCCGTGGAACCCTTTGTGGACGGCTTCGCCAGGACGGCGGCCGGTCCGGTGCCGCGCGTGCGCACCTATCTGCGCCGCGACGACCGCGTGGGCGATCTGCGCGCCCGCCTGGGCACCAACCGCCACGACTTCAAGGTGGTGCCTGGCCTGTACTGCGTGGGCGAGCCCGACCGGACCTCGCCGGTCCTGGTCACCGCCAACTACAAGCTGACCTTCGACACCCTGCGCGAGCGGCTGACCTCCATCGACGCCTGGCTGCTGGTGGTGGATACGCGCGGCATCAACGTCTGGTGCGCGGCGGGCAAGGGGTTGTTCACCGCTTCCGAGGTGGCCTTCAGCGTCAACGCGGTCCGGCTGCACCAGGTGGTCGAGCACCGCGAACTGATCCTGCCCCAGCTGGCCGCCACGGGCGTGGCCGCCCGCGAGGTGGAGCGCATCTGCGGCTTCAAGGTCCTATGGGGCCCCATCCGGGCCAGGGACCTGCCCGCCTTCCTGCGCAACGGCAACAAGGCGGACGAGGCCATGCGCGGCGTGACCTTCACCTTACGCGAACGGGCCGCGCTCATCCCGGTGGAACTGTACCAGCTGCGCAAGCCCCTGTTCGCGGCCATTCCGCTGCTCTTCCTGCTCTCCGCCCTGGGGCCGGACCTCTTTTCCCCGCCCGCCCTGTGGCAGCGGGGCATCTCGGCCGTCACGGCCACCCTGGTCGGCGCGCTGGCGGGCAGCGTGCTGGTCCCCCTGTTCCTGAACAGGCTGCCCTGGCGGCAGTTCTGGCCCAAAGGCGCGCTGGTCGGCGGGGCCGCCGGGACCCTGGCGGCACTGTACCTGCCCGTGCACGGCTGGGCCGACCCCCTGGCCCTGACGCTCTGGGCCACGGCCGTGGCCTCCTGGCAGGCCATGAATTTCACGGGCTCGACCCCCTACACCTCGCCCTCGGGCGTGGAAAAGGAAATGCGCCGGGGCATGCCGCTCCAGGCACTGGCCGCGCTGGCCGCCGCAGGGCTGTGGCTGGCCGGGCCGTTCCTCGGTTGA
- the hgcB gene encoding mercury methylation ferredoxin HgcB yields MKDFRYIDGVSSLALDTDKCVGCGSCVDVCPHRILAVRERKTTILDFDACMECGACARNCPVEAITVTPGTGCAAYLVSVWLHRLTGRKIDAACC; encoded by the coding sequence ATGAAGGATTTCCGCTATATCGACGGCGTGTCCAGCCTGGCGCTCGACACGGACAAGTGCGTGGGCTGCGGGTCCTGCGTGGACGTCTGCCCGCACCGCATCCTGGCCGTGCGGGAGCGCAAGACGACCATCCTCGACTTCGACGCCTGCATGGAGTGCGGGGCCTGCGCCCGCAACTGCCCGGTGGAGGCGATCACCGTCACCCCCGGCACGGGCTGCGCCGCCTACCTGGTCTCGGTCTGGCTGCACCGGCTGACCGGGCGCAAGATCGACGCCGCCTGCTGCTAG
- a CDS encoding cysteine hydrolase family protein: protein MLTALLLIDLQNDYFPGGRMELVGGPEASARAAEALALFRKRGLPVYHVRHESTYEGATFFLPGTEGAAIHGSVRPLEGESVITKHYPNSFRDTDLLAQLRAAGVERLAVAGMMTHMCLDAGVRAAADLGFDCLVLADASATRDLVFAGRTIPAGQVHGAFLAALGAAYARVLTVAELPALLAD, encoded by the coding sequence ATGCTCACGGCGCTGTTGCTCATCGATCTGCAAAACGACTATTTCCCCGGCGGACGCATGGAACTCGTCGGCGGCCCGGAGGCTTCGGCCCGCGCGGCCGAGGCTCTCGCGTTGTTCCGGAAGCGCGGCCTGCCCGTGTACCACGTCCGCCACGAATCCACGTACGAGGGCGCGACCTTCTTCCTGCCCGGCACCGAGGGCGCGGCCATCCACGGGTCGGTCCGCCCGCTGGAGGGGGAGTCCGTAATCACCAAGCACTATCCCAACAGCTTCCGGGACACGGACCTGCTCGCGCAATTGCGTGCGGCCGGGGTGGAACGGCTGGCCGTGGCCGGAATGATGACCCACATGTGCCTGGACGCCGGGGTACGCGCGGCCGCGGACCTCGGCTTCGATTGCCTGGTCCTGGCCGATGCCTCGGCCACCCGCGACCTCGTCTTCGCCGGGCGGACCATCCCGGCGGGCCAGGTGCACGGCGCGTTTCTGGCCGCCCTGGGCGCGGCCTACGCGCGGGTCCTGACCGTGGCCGAGCTGCCCGCCCTGCTCGCGGACTAG
- a CDS encoding DsrE family protein gives MTDLPAHDSLCVVWTSSDPEVADNLAFMYAHNALREGWWERVRLIIWGPSAALAARDGHIRARITEMLDDGVEVWACRACAENYGVVDSLEALGAHVLYVGKPFTDMLKGGWTQLTF, from the coding sequence ATGACCGACCTGCCCGCGCACGATTCCCTGTGCGTCGTCTGGACCTCCTCCGACCCCGAAGTGGCCGACAACCTGGCCTTCATGTATGCGCACAACGCCCTGCGCGAGGGGTGGTGGGAACGGGTCCGGCTGATCATCTGGGGACCCTCGGCCGCCCTGGCCGCCCGTGACGGACACATCCGGGCGCGGATCACGGAGATGCTGGACGACGGCGTGGAGGTCTGGGCCTGCCGGGCCTGCGCAGAGAACTACGGCGTGGTCGACTCCCTCGAAGCGCTGGGCGCACACGTGCTCTACGTGGGCAAACCCTTCACCGACATGCTCAAGGGCGGCTGGACCCAGCTGACCTTCTGA
- a CDS encoding response regulator: MNDTQRHTTHAPDNPVHILVAEDSESNQMLLSLYLNDSGYALDFAMNGRDAVERFKSGSYGLVLMDIFMPVLDGLDATREIRAFEKERGLAPVPIVAVSANAFDEDRKRSMKAGCSDFLAKPIRKIPLLKFLADTLGKKPLP; encoded by the coding sequence GTGAACGACACGCAGCGCCATACGACCCACGCGCCGGACAACCCCGTGCACATCCTCGTCGCCGAGGACTCGGAGAGCAACCAGATGCTCCTCTCCCTGTACCTGAACGATTCCGGCTACGCCCTGGACTTCGCCATGAACGGCCGCGACGCCGTGGAACGCTTCAAGAGCGGCTCCTACGGCCTGGTGCTCATGGACATCTTCATGCCCGTCCTGGACGGGCTGGACGCCACCCGCGAGATCCGCGCCTTCGAAAAGGAGCGGGGGCTCGCCCCGGTGCCCATCGTGGCCGTGTCGGCCAACGCCTTTGACGAGGACAGGAAGCGCTCCATGAAGGCGGGCTGCTCCGATTTCCTGGCCAAGCCCATCCGCAAGATTCCGCTGCTCAAGTTTCTCGCCGACACCCTCGGCAAAAAACCGCTGCCATGA
- a CDS encoding GAF domain-containing protein — protein sequence MTRAALLRNILKLQEPEAALACRTEGGPPGEARIIEANEAASALLGLSREELLDRTPGEVITNFAALAGDAPAFETGSQRIEHTLCGKGRATPVEIRSHGLDLDGDPLFVLILRDITVRRRREMKNDLDEQRFKTLYSLSRMINRPEEHILDYALVQSVYMTDSRMGYIGFLDETESRLLLRPWTVPGLGECTVKDRSRVFAIEGAGLWAEAVRQRRPIITNDYASAPNRRGTPEGHVPLVRHMNVPVMDNNRIRMLVGVANKDEDYTESDVVQLSLIMEGVWHIIQRKRMEADLIRAMREARQADRAKSQFLANMSHELRTPLNGIMGMTQLLLGSGGLTEEQREYLSLSLESSINLSGVLTSLLDLSSIESGGTGLTRTDFDLPDVIRSAVTPQLPQAELKGLQLACRLDGSVPARAHGDGEKLRQIIVNLVHNGVKFTQEGLVTVTASCAPREDVPDGITLSVSVADTGVGIPEDKREAVFESFMLGEEYMTKRYSGLGLGLTISRKLAELMGGTLELEHHTGKGSVFTLKVPLLRRTNWTEFPAPDETTDPKLNILVAEDEEINALATSRLLRTQGHAAIVVDNGQRAIDALMRGGFDMVLMDVQMPVINGLEVTEIIRSGAAEGIDAGIPIIGLTAFADEGDRARFLDAGMDDVVTKPFDAHRLLDAVRLVARTRGRV from the coding sequence ATGACCCGCGCAGCCCTCCTCCGCAACATCCTCAAACTACAGGAACCGGAAGCCGCACTGGCCTGCCGGACGGAGGGGGGACCGCCGGGCGAGGCGCGCATCATCGAGGCCAACGAGGCCGCCAGCGCCCTGCTCGGCCTGAGCCGGGAGGAACTGCTGGACCGGACGCCCGGCGAGGTCATCACCAATTTCGCGGCCCTGGCCGGAGACGCGCCCGCCTTCGAGACCGGCTCCCAGCGCATCGAGCACACCCTGTGCGGCAAAGGCCGGGCCACGCCCGTGGAGATCCGCTCCCACGGCCTGGACCTCGACGGCGATCCCCTCTTCGTCCTCATCCTCCGGGACATCACCGTGCGGCGACGGCGGGAGATGAAGAACGACCTGGACGAACAGCGGTTCAAGACCCTGTACAGCCTGTCGCGAATGATCAACCGACCCGAAGAGCACATCCTGGACTACGCCCTGGTGCAGAGCGTGTACATGACCGACAGCCGCATGGGCTACATCGGCTTCCTGGACGAAACCGAGTCCCGGCTGCTCCTGCGCCCCTGGACCGTGCCCGGCCTGGGCGAGTGCACCGTGAAGGACAGATCGCGGGTCTTCGCCATCGAAGGGGCCGGGCTGTGGGCCGAGGCCGTGCGCCAGCGCCGACCGATCATCACCAACGACTACGCCTCGGCCCCGAACAGGCGGGGCACCCCCGAAGGGCATGTGCCGCTCGTCCGACACATGAACGTCCCGGTCATGGACAACAACCGCATCCGGATGCTGGTCGGCGTGGCCAACAAGGACGAGGACTACACCGAATCCGACGTGGTCCAGCTCTCCCTGATCATGGAGGGGGTCTGGCACATCATCCAGCGCAAGCGCATGGAGGCCGACCTGATCCGGGCCATGCGCGAGGCCCGCCAAGCCGACCGGGCCAAGAGCCAGTTCCTGGCCAACATGAGCCACGAGCTGCGCACCCCCCTAAACGGCATCATGGGCATGACCCAACTCCTCCTGGGCAGCGGGGGGCTGACCGAGGAACAGCGGGAATACCTGTCCCTCAGCCTGGAATCGAGCATCAACCTGTCCGGGGTGCTGACCTCCCTGCTCGACCTGTCGAGCATCGAATCCGGCGGCACCGGGCTGACCCGGACGGACTTCGACCTGCCCGACGTCATCCGGTCCGCCGTGACCCCCCAGCTCCCCCAGGCCGAACTCAAGGGGCTGCAACTCGCCTGCCGCCTGGACGGCTCCGTCCCGGCGCGGGCTCACGGCGACGGGGAAAAACTGCGTCAGATCATCGTCAACCTGGTGCACAACGGGGTGAAGTTCACCCAGGAGGGGTTGGTCACGGTGACCGCCTCCTGCGCGCCGCGCGAGGACGTCCCGGACGGGATCACACTGTCCGTCTCGGTGGCGGACACCGGCGTGGGCATCCCCGAGGACAAGCGCGAGGCCGTGTTCGAGAGCTTCATGCTCGGCGAGGAGTACATGACCAAGCGGTACAGCGGCCTGGGCCTCGGCCTGACCATCTCCCGCAAGCTGGCCGAACTCATGGGCGGAACCCTCGAACTCGAACACCACACGGGCAAGGGGTCCGTGTTCACCCTGAAGGTGCCCCTGCTGCGCCGGACGAACTGGACCGAGTTCCCTGCCCCGGACGAAACGACCGACCCGAAGCTGAACATCCTGGTGGCCGAGGACGAGGAGATCAACGCCCTGGCCACCTCGCGCCTGCTGCGCACGCAGGGCCACGCCGCCATCGTGGTGGACAACGGCCAGCGCGCCATCGACGCCCTGATGCGGGGCGGTTTCGACATGGTCCTCATGGATGTGCAGATGCCGGTCATCAACGGCCTGGAGGTCACGGAGATCATCCGTTCGGGCGCGGCCGAGGGCATCGACGCGGGCATCCCGATCATCGGCCTGACCGCCTTTGCCGACGAGGGAGACCGCGCCCGGTTCCTCGACGCGGGCATGGACGATGTCGTGACCAAGCCCTTCGACGCCCACCGGCTCCTGGACGCCGTGCGCCTGGTGGCCCGGACCCGCGGACGCGTCTGA
- a CDS encoding electron transfer flavoprotein subunit alpha/FixB family protein: protein MTVLFLAHTECDNSLHKSALEVLTAAKALADGLGAELAVGLIGADVAEAAGTIGGCNAKLYAVSGADFADGRYASDLAAAEAIAKACSAEIVVAPATSRFSRALPGLAVRLGGRVDTHLSGLSVEDGKPVAKRWFYRQRMEGTLTRDERPWVLTLDSGCAEPFEGAGAADVETLDVAVASRTRVAGMECASEDQQTIRPDAALLFVAGAGWTKKQADGATHVDVAESTILSFLDATKSSLGSSKSLVDISGEGGAVISFLTHMHQVGQTGATPRHPKGLSTCCHGEEPHVVGWRFIKERRAINLDAGCGWAQGKCDVLYVADAFAVMKKVNELLG from the coding sequence ATGACTGTTTTGTTTCTTGCACACACGGAATGCGACAATTCCCTGCACAAGTCGGCCCTTGAGGTCCTGACCGCCGCCAAGGCGCTGGCCGACGGCCTGGGTGCCGAGCTGGCCGTGGGCCTGATCGGCGCGGACGTTGCCGAGGCCGCCGGGACCATCGGCGGCTGCAACGCCAAATTATACGCGGTGTCCGGCGCGGACTTCGCGGACGGGCGCTACGCCTCGGACCTGGCGGCCGCGGAGGCCATCGCCAAGGCGTGCAGCGCCGAGATCGTCGTGGCCCCGGCCACCTCGCGCTTCAGCCGCGCCCTGCCGGGTCTGGCCGTGCGCCTGGGCGGCCGGGTGGACACCCACCTGTCCGGCCTGTCCGTGGAGGACGGCAAGCCCGTGGCCAAACGCTGGTTCTACCGCCAGCGCATGGAGGGCACCCTGACCCGCGACGAGCGGCCCTGGGTCCTGACCCTCGATTCCGGCTGCGCCGAACCCTTCGAGGGCGCGGGCGCGGCGGACGTGGAGACCCTGGACGTGGCCGTGGCCTCGCGCACCAGGGTGGCGGGCATGGAGTGCGCCTCCGAGGACCAGCAGACCATCCGTCCGGACGCGGCGCTGCTCTTCGTCGCGGGCGCGGGCTGGACCAAGAAGCAGGCCGACGGCGCGACCCACGTGGACGTGGCCGAATCGACCATCCTGTCCTTCTTGGACGCCACCAAGTCGTCGCTCGGCTCATCCAAGTCCCTGGTGGACATCTCGGGCGAGGGCGGCGCGGTCATCTCGTTCCTGACGCACATGCACCAGGTGGGGCAGACCGGCGCGACCCCGCGCCATCCCAAGGGACTGTCCACCTGCTGCCACGGCGAGGAGCCACACGTGGTCGGCTGGCGCTTCATCAAGGAGCGCCGGGCCATCAACCTGGACGCCGGTTGCGGCTGGGCCCAGGGCAAGTGCGACGTGCTCTACGTGGCCGACGCCTTCGCGGTCATGAAGAAGGTCAACGAACTGCTCGGCTGA
- a CDS encoding electron transfer flavoprotein subunit beta/FixA family protein: MGSEFHIVVCGSIVPDPLQTLAPQDGPAGPSLKNEMMLPAVLDPWAGHALYEAASLAAKNPGSQVWLVSLGPKAKLQQVMMSVAQKVPFQLVVADGSASGFTDAYETAKVLAATIEGIGGLDKSRLLLFGGWQSASRGSGAVIQMVGEMLGVTEQFQGVDRLTVGDDGSLEVLERVEGGAYQKSVVDGAPAAFGWATGELPEPPNNPQVGMQNMQKNMPALMQAKPADLSGTSLKFSSVELPRQRRETRIVKDVPVEEMAREIVEWIKG; encoded by the coding sequence ATGGGTAGTGAATTCCACATCGTGGTCTGCGGGTCCATCGTTCCGGACCCGCTCCAGACGCTCGCGCCCCAGGACGGGCCCGCCGGGCCGTCCCTGAAGAACGAGATGATGCTCCCCGCCGTGCTCGACCCGTGGGCCGGGCACGCCCTGTACGAGGCCGCGAGCCTGGCCGCCAAGAATCCGGGCAGCCAGGTCTGGCTGGTCAGCCTCGGCCCCAAGGCCAAGCTGCAGCAGGTCATGATGTCCGTGGCCCAGAAGGTCCCGTTCCAGCTGGTGGTGGCCGACGGCTCCGCCTCGGGCTTCACCGACGCCTACGAGACCGCCAAGGTCCTGGCCGCGACCATCGAGGGCATCGGCGGGCTGGACAAGTCCAGGCTGCTGCTCTTCGGCGGCTGGCAGTCCGCCTCGCGCGGCTCCGGCGCGGTCATCCAGATGGTCGGCGAGATGCTCGGCGTGACCGAGCAGTTCCAGGGCGTGGACAGGCTCACCGTGGGCGACGACGGCTCCCTGGAGGTGCTTGAGCGCGTGGAGGGCGGTGCGTACCAGAAGTCCGTGGTGGACGGCGCTCCGGCCGCCTTCGGCTGGGCCACCGGCGAGCTGCCCGAGCCGCCGAACAACCCGCAGGTGGGCATGCAGAACATGCAGAAGAACATGCCCGCCCTGATGCAGGCCAAGCCCGCCGACCTGTCCGGCACCAGCCTGAAATTCTCCTCGGTGGAGCTGCCCAGGCAGCGCCGCGAGACCCGCATCGTCAAGGACGTGCCGGTGGAGGAGATGGCCAGGGAAATCGTCGAATGGATCAAGGGCTAG
- a CDS encoding 4Fe-4S ferredoxin: MSDEMPRVEMETDIVCVGFGPAAGGFLTTLTRGLMNDDGTFAAESKVMPGMPPQVICYERADDIGFGVSGVVTKGRSIRATFPDLDLSQIPMACEVREEKVLFLTDPVGASRRPGLFRLADKILGGFMKDGAYELPYIPKFLEKHPGMLFSIGQLNQWVGANLMGTGLAQIWPSSPVAEPLVEGTAVKGVRMADQGVDKDGTPNAGYMPGMDMKAALTVVADGPVGPVGRELNRRLGMPGDNCQREWAVGMKCVVELPEGCDWQPGTVLHTIGYPEPEIFGFLYVYPGNVASLGIFVPSWFDNPVRTAYRYMQHWMLHPYLWKRLQGGTLRSWGAKSLNESGKHGEPILCGDGFARIGEGSGSTNVLTGSGVDEAWATGVQLGEAVLELLKSGRAFTKENLENTYVSRRRASWVEKEAEVAKKSRDGFTRSVLSGFLGMGLTGLTNGLLNMPGKALRPQERIPSVEDYYRDVIPAGEIAAIRADCAKQGKSLHDALMDRAGWPEIPLDGQLLVSHQDALLMGGKVQANPGYADHVRFADPARCATCREQVCIEACSGQAIYTNPDGGAPLFDREKCVHCGACLWNCSKSDPNDPERTNVQFRAGSGGLHSVEN, encoded by the coding sequence ATGAGCGACGAGATGCCGCGTGTCGAGATGGAGACGGATATTGTATGTGTGGGCTTCGGCCCTGCCGCGGGCGGGTTCCTGACGACCCTGACGCGCGGGCTGATGAACGACGACGGCACCTTCGCGGCCGAATCCAAGGTCATGCCGGGCATGCCGCCCCAGGTCATCTGCTACGAGCGCGCCGACGACATCGGCTTCGGCGTGTCGGGCGTGGTCACCAAGGGCCGCTCCATCCGGGCCACGTTCCCGGACCTGGACCTGTCCCAGATTCCCATGGCCTGCGAGGTCCGGGAGGAGAAGGTCCTGTTCCTGACCGATCCGGTGGGCGCGAGCCGCAGGCCGGGGCTGTTCAGGCTGGCCGACAAGATCCTGGGCGGGTTCATGAAGGACGGCGCGTATGAGCTGCCGTACATCCCGAAATTTCTGGAAAAACATCCCGGCATGTTGTTTTCCATCGGCCAGCTCAACCAGTGGGTGGGCGCGAACCTGATGGGCACGGGCCTGGCCCAGATCTGGCCGTCCAGCCCGGTGGCCGAGCCCCTGGTCGAGGGCACGGCGGTCAAGGGCGTGCGCATGGCCGACCAGGGCGTGGACAAGGACGGCACCCCGAACGCGGGCTACATGCCGGGCATGGACATGAAGGCCGCCCTGACCGTGGTGGCCGACGGCCCGGTTGGGCCGGTGGGACGGGAGCTCAACCGCAGGCTGGGCATGCCCGGCGACAATTGCCAGCGCGAGTGGGCCGTGGGCATGAAGTGCGTGGTCGAGCTGCCCGAGGGCTGCGACTGGCAGCCCGGCACCGTGCTGCACACCATCGGCTACCCCGAGCCCGAGATCTTCGGCTTCCTGTACGTCTACCCCGGCAACGTGGCGAGTTTGGGCATCTTCGTGCCGTCCTGGTTCGACAACCCGGTGCGCACGGCCTACCGCTACATGCAGCACTGGATGCTCCATCCCTACCTGTGGAAGCGCCTTCAGGGCGGCACCCTGCGTTCCTGGGGAGCCAAGTCCCTGAACGAGTCGGGCAAGCACGGCGAGCCCATCCTGTGCGGCGACGGGTTCGCGCGCATTGGCGAGGGGTCCGGCTCCACCAACGTGCTGACCGGCTCGGGCGTGGACGAGGCCTGGGCCACGGGCGTGCAGCTCGGCGAGGCCGTGCTGGAACTGCTCAAGTCCGGCCGCGCCTTCACCAAGGAAAATCTCGAGAACACCTATGTTTCCCGCCGCCGCGCCTCCTGGGTCGAAAAGGAGGCCGAGGTGGCCAAAAAGTCCCGCGACGGCTTCACCCGGTCCGTCCTCTCCGGCTTCCTCGGCATGGGGCTGACCGGGCTGACCAACGGCCTGCTGAACATGCCGGGCAAGGCACTGCGCCCCCAGGAGCGCATCCCGTCCGTGGAGGACTACTACCGCGACGTCATCCCGGCGGGCGAGATCGCGGCCATCCGCGCGGACTGCGCCAAGCAGGGCAAGTCCCTGCACGACGCGCTCATGGACCGCGCGGGCTGGCCGGAAATCCCCCTGGACGGACAGCTGCTGGTCTCCCACCAGGACGCCCTGCTCATGGGCGGCAAGGTCCAGGCCAACCCCGGCTACGCCGACCATGTGCGCTTCGCGGACCCGGCCCGGTGCGCGACCTGCCGCGAACAGGTCTGCATCGAGGCCTGCTCGGGCCAGGCCATCTACACCAACCCGGACGGCGGCGCGCCGCTCTTCGATCGCGAAAAGTGCGTGCACTGCGGGGCGTGCCTGTGGAATTGCAGCAAGTCCGACCCGAACGACCCGGAACGGACCAACGTCCAGTTCCGCGCGGGCTCCGGCGGGCTGCATTCCGTGGAGAATTAG